In one window of Nicotiana tabacum cultivar K326 chromosome 12, ASM71507v2, whole genome shotgun sequence DNA:
- the LOC142167345 gene encoding secreted RxLR effector protein 161-like yields the protein MVCTRPDICQAVGLVSRYQTDPGLAHWQAVKRIMRYLKGTADYALCYKGSKDLRLVGYSDLDHGGDLDERKSTSGYVFLLSDGAISWSSKKQSCVSLSTMEAEYMAFASSAQEVVWLKRLLEHLLDITENDEPVLVYYDSEATISSTKDPKFHCKTKHIDNKYNYARDMVRRKVVNVKYVSTKDMLVDPFTKPLSRDAFVRYTRSQGLRRL from the coding sequence ATGGTGTGCACTAGACCTGATATCTGTCAAGCAGTTGGCTTGGTAAGTAGATATCAAACAGACCCAGGTTTAGCACATTGGCAAGCAGTAAAGAGGATCATGAGATATCTTAAGGGAACTGCTGATTATGCCCTTTGTTATAAAGGCAGCAAGGATCTACGATTAGTTGGATACAGTGATCTTGACCATGGAGGAGATCTAGACGAGAGGAAGTCTACCTCAGGATATGTTTTCTTACTCAGTGATGGCGCCATATCATGGAGTAGTAAGAAACAATCATGTGTATCACTATCTACGATGGAAGCCGAGTACATGGCTTTCGCATCATCAGCACAAGAAGTTGTTTGGTTGAAAAGGTTATTGGAACACTTGTTGGATATCACAGAAAATGATGAACCAGTGTTAGTCTACTATGACAGTGAAGCTACAATATCCTCTACCAAGGACCCTAAGTTTCATTGTAAAACCAAACACATAGATAATAAGTATAACTATGCGAGAGACATGGTTAGACGCAAGGTAGTGAATGTGAAGTATGTGTCTACAAAAGATATGTTAGTAGATCCATTTACCAAGCCTTTGTCTAGAGATGCATTTGTGAGATACACTAGGTCTCAAGGCTTGCGTAGACTTTGA